A genomic window from Ruminiclostridium cellulolyticum H10 includes:
- a CDS encoding GH36-type glycosyl hydrolase domain-containing protein, whose protein sequence is MKYGFFDDTNREYVITTPKTPYPWINYLGTQEFFSLISNTAGGYCFYKDARLRRITRYRYNNVPIDMGGRYFYINDNGVLWSPGWSPVKADLDKYECRHGLGYTKITGSKNGISTEVLYFVPLNFNGEIHRVRVKNTTSDNKSVKLFSCIEFCLWNAYDDMTNYQRNLSTGEVEVENSVIYHKTEYKERRNHFSFYSVNADLTGFDTDRDEFIGLYNGFDAPQVPVSGEPKNTIAHGWSPMASHCITVDLKAGEEKELDFILGYVENDVNEKWESKGVINKKKAYKMIEEKGNPAGVQTAFDELQNYWSQLFTQYKLEHKDEKLSRMVNIWNQYQCMVTFNMSRSASYFETGIGRGMGFRDSNQDILGFVHQIPDRARERILDIAATQLENGGAYHQYQPLTKKGNNEIGGNFNDDPVWLIASVAAYIKETGDMDILKENVPFDNDDTKAASLFEHLRRSFYHVVNNLGPHGLPLIGRADWNDCLNLNCFSETPDESFQTTTSKDGKVAESVLIAGMFVYYGPEYVKLCELNGLEDEAAKAQVEIDKMIKTVKEYGWDGEWFIRAYDDNSEKIGSNENEEGKIFIESQGFCSMAEIGLEDGYVEKALDSARKYLDTPYGLVLQNPAFTKYYVNMGEISTYPAGYKENAGIFCHNNPWIIAGETVLGRGDRAFEYYSKIAPAYTEEISDIHKTEPYVYSQMIAGKDAKRPGEAKNSWLTGTAAWNFVVISQNILGIKPDYSGLKIDPCIPASWDGYKITRKFRNAVFEIVISNPEHVSKGVKKVVVDGKEIGGNIIPIFNDEKTHQVEVIMG, encoded by the coding sequence TTGAAATACGGTTTCTTTGATGATACAAATAGAGAATATGTCATTACAACACCTAAAACACCTTATCCTTGGATTAATTATCTGGGAACTCAGGAGTTCTTCTCTTTGATATCAAATACTGCAGGCGGTTATTGTTTTTATAAGGACGCACGTTTACGTAGAATAACCCGTTACAGATATAATAATGTTCCGATAGACATGGGAGGAAGATATTTTTATATAAACGACAATGGCGTTCTCTGGTCACCGGGATGGTCTCCAGTTAAGGCAGATTTGGATAAATATGAGTGCAGGCATGGTTTGGGGTATACAAAAATAACCGGAAGTAAGAACGGTATCAGTACAGAGGTTTTATATTTTGTACCATTGAACTTTAATGGTGAAATTCATCGTGTAAGAGTTAAGAATACAACATCTGATAATAAAAGTGTTAAGTTATTCTCATGTATTGAATTCTGCTTATGGAATGCCTATGACGACATGACAAATTATCAGAGAAACCTAAGTACAGGTGAGGTTGAAGTTGAGAACTCGGTAATATACCATAAAACAGAATATAAGGAAAGAAGAAACCATTTTTCCTTTTACTCTGTCAATGCTGACTTAACAGGCTTTGATACGGATAGAGATGAGTTTATTGGCTTATACAATGGTTTTGACGCTCCACAGGTCCCTGTCAGCGGTGAACCAAAAAACACCATTGCCCACGGATGGAGCCCTATGGCATCACATTGCATAACCGTTGATTTGAAAGCTGGTGAAGAAAAGGAACTTGATTTCATTCTGGGTTATGTTGAAAACGATGTAAATGAAAAATGGGAAAGTAAAGGCGTTATAAATAAAAAGAAAGCATATAAGATGATAGAAGAAAAAGGTAATCCTGCCGGAGTTCAGACAGCTTTTGATGAACTGCAGAATTATTGGAGCCAGTTGTTTACACAGTATAAACTTGAGCACAAAGATGAGAAACTGTCCAGAATGGTGAACATATGGAATCAGTATCAATGTATGGTTACATTTAATATGTCAAGAAGTGCTTCATATTTTGAAACAGGTATCGGAAGGGGTATGGGTTTTAGAGACTCAAATCAGGATATATTGGGATTTGTACACCAGATTCCTGACAGAGCTAGAGAAAGGATCCTAGACATAGCTGCAACCCAGTTGGAAAACGGTGGTGCATATCATCAATACCAACCGCTTACAAAGAAGGGTAACAACGAAATTGGGGGAAATTTTAATGACGACCCGGTGTGGCTTATTGCTTCTGTAGCTGCATATATTAAAGAGACAGGAGATATGGACATACTAAAGGAAAATGTTCCTTTTGACAACGATGACACAAAAGCTGCTTCTCTTTTTGAACACTTAAGAAGGTCTTTCTATCATGTTGTGAACAATCTTGGACCTCATGGACTGCCTCTTATAGGAAGGGCAGACTGGAATGACTGTCTCAATCTAAACTGTTTCTCCGAGACTCCAGACGAATCATTCCAGACAACCACAAGTAAAGATGGGAAAGTGGCAGAGTCTGTTTTGATAGCCGGAATGTTTGTTTACTACGGTCCGGAGTACGTAAAACTTTGTGAGCTTAATGGACTTGAAGATGAAGCTGCTAAGGCTCAAGTTGAAATTGATAAAATGATAAAAACTGTTAAGGAGTATGGTTGGGACGGCGAATGGTTTATCCGTGCTTACGATGATAACAGTGAGAAGATTGGAAGTAATGAAAATGAAGAAGGTAAGATTTTCATTGAATCACAGGGCTTCTGTTCTATGGCGGAGATAGGTCTGGAAGACGGTTATGTCGAGAAAGCCTTGGATTCTGCAAGAAAGTATTTGGATACTCCGTACGGACTTGTACTTCAAAATCCGGCATTTACAAAATACTATGTCAACATGGGTGAGATATCTACATATCCTGCAGGATATAAAGAAAATGCAGGCATATTCTGCCACAATAATCCTTGGATTATTGCAGGTGAAACAGTTTTAGGCAGAGGCGACAGAGCTTTTGAATATTATTCCAAAATTGCTCCTGCATATACTGAGGAGATAAGTGATATTCACAAAACAGAACCTTATGTTTATTCTCAGATGATTGCAGGTAAGGATGCTAAGAGACCGGGAGAAGCAAAGAATTCTTGGCTTACTGGTACAGCAGCATGGAACTTTGTAGTAATCTCACAAAATATACTTGGTATAAAGCCTGATTATTCAGGACTAAAGATAGATCCGTGTATACCAGCAAGTTGGGATGGTTACAAGATAACCAGAAAATTCAGAAATGCAGTTTTTGAAATTGTTATTAGCAATCCCGAACACGTTTCAAAAGGAGTTAAGAAAGTAGTTGTAGATGGGAAGGAAATAGGTGGTAATATAATTCCTATATTTAATGATGAAAAGACACATCAGGTCGAAGTAATAATGGGATAA
- a CDS encoding HAMP domain-containing sensor histidine kinase — MKKKIIQYSVMLVIIGITIAGIFTSAMARYFYKQEVQNNIESIAVLLKNDVLEEISVKSELDFNKFVKDYASLLNSRSNKDKNFPLATRITIIDFEGKVLGDSDSNIDTMENHLNRKEIHEAIQGQSGTDQRFSATMQMPYLYVALPINEHRIIVRISVPLYQLNAINKAFIYYTLLGILAGLLLTLLISFKLSSFITKPIQHLINTSKEIAGGNYKKRIDVNYKDEIGQLAITFNEMADKLDETLSGIMDKNVKIDTVINSMMNGIIAIDNNSKIIIINTTACDIFGVQYGPGIIGKNLIDITRNSKVNSLLRQTIRNDISLIDEIVIFSPSLGIDKIYRIYTNTIKSSDTRQQTAGAVITLNDITSVRKLEQIRTEFVSNVTHELKTPLTSIRGFVETLKNGAIEDTTVAVKFLDIIDIEAERLYMLINDTLQLSEIEAMRKDDSVMKIDLIQIIDEVVLILKSSADKKNIALEVLANSAEVPVIANRNRIKQMLINLIDNAIKYNVENGKIYIKSEKANGNTVISVKDTGIGIPEKHHSRIFERFYRVDKGRSRNMGGTGLGLSIVKHIVNLYSGDINIISEPGKGTEFIVKLPL; from the coding sequence ATGAAAAAAAAAATAATTCAATACTCTGTTATGCTTGTAATAATAGGTATTACTATTGCAGGAATTTTTACTTCTGCAATGGCCAGATATTTCTACAAGCAGGAAGTTCAAAATAATATTGAAAGTATCGCTGTTTTATTAAAGAATGATGTACTAGAAGAGATATCTGTCAAAAGTGAACTAGACTTTAATAAGTTTGTAAAAGATTATGCAAGTCTTCTTAATTCCAGATCGAATAAAGATAAGAATTTCCCTTTAGCTACCAGAATAACAATTATAGATTTTGAAGGAAAAGTACTCGGTGACTCGGACTCAAATATAGATACAATGGAAAACCATTTAAACAGAAAGGAAATCCATGAAGCTATCCAGGGTCAGTCAGGTACAGATCAACGATTTAGTGCCACGATGCAAATGCCTTATTTGTACGTCGCTCTGCCCATAAATGAGCATCGCATAATTGTAAGAATTTCTGTGCCTTTATATCAGCTAAATGCTATAAATAAAGCATTTATATATTATACTTTACTTGGAATTCTGGCAGGCTTGCTTCTAACATTACTCATTTCATTTAAATTATCCAGTTTTATTACCAAGCCAATTCAACATTTAATTAATACCTCTAAGGAAATAGCAGGAGGTAACTACAAAAAGAGAATTGATGTTAATTATAAGGACGAAATTGGTCAGCTTGCTATAACCTTCAATGAAATGGCTGATAAGCTTGATGAGACTCTTAGTGGTATAATGGATAAAAATGTAAAAATTGATACCGTTATTAATAGTATGATGAACGGTATAATTGCTATTGATAACAACTCGAAAATAATTATTATAAACACTACAGCCTGTGATATCTTTGGTGTACAGTATGGACCTGGAATAATAGGTAAAAATTTGATAGACATTACAAGAAACTCCAAAGTCAATTCTCTTTTGCGTCAAACAATAAGAAATGATATCTCTTTAATTGATGAAATTGTAATATTCTCACCTTCATTGGGAATTGACAAAATTTACAGAATTTATACCAATACCATTAAATCATCGGATACTAGACAACAAACAGCGGGAGCCGTAATTACTCTAAATGACATAACATCAGTAAGAAAATTGGAGCAAATACGTACCGAGTTTGTATCGAATGTTACTCATGAGCTGAAGACTCCTCTTACCTCAATAAGAGGATTTGTGGAAACTTTGAAAAACGGTGCTATTGAGGATACCACAGTAGCTGTTAAATTCCTTGATATTATTGATATCGAAGCCGAAAGACTATATATGCTCATTAATGATACCCTGCAGTTGTCCGAAATAGAAGCTATGCGAAAAGATGACAGTGTAATGAAAATAGACCTTATACAGATAATTGATGAGGTTGTTCTTATTTTAAAGTCTTCAGCTGATAAAAAAAATATTGCATTGGAGGTTCTTGCCAATTCTGCTGAAGTTCCTGTAATAGCCAATAGAAACAGGATAAAGCAGATGCTCATCAATCTCATTGATAATGCAATTAAGTATAATGTTGAAAATGGAAAAATATATATAAAATCGGAGAAAGCTAACGGCAATACAGTAATTTCTGTAAAGGATACAGGCATAGGTATACCTGAAAAGCACCACTCCAGAATTTTTGAAAGATTTTACAGAGTTGATAAGGGACGCTCAAGAAATATGGGTGGTACCGGACTCGGATTGTCTATAGTAAAGCATATAGTTAATCTTTATAGTGGTGATATTAATATTATCAGTGAACCAGGAAAGGGAACTGAATTTATTGTTAAGCTGCCATTATAG
- the pstB gene encoding phosphate ABC transporter ATP-binding protein PstB, protein MTNGYKIVTKNLNLFYGDMQALKNVSLEIPGNKVTAFIGPSGCGKSTFLKTLNRMNDLVASVKITGDVYFDGLNVYKEYDIVELRKNIGMVFQKPNPFPMSIYDNVAYGPRIHGIKSKSKLDEIVEKSLRDSALWDEIKDRLKQNALGLSGGQQQRLCIARVLAVEPEVVLMDEPTSALDPISTLKIEDLIQELKQNYTIVIVTHNMQQAARISDLTAFFLHGEVVEFGNTNELFSTPRDKRTEDYITGRFG, encoded by the coding sequence ATGACTAATGGATATAAAATTGTTACTAAGAATCTGAATCTTTTTTATGGAGATATGCAGGCGTTAAAGAATGTTTCATTAGAAATTCCCGGAAACAAGGTTACTGCATTTATAGGGCCTTCCGGCTGCGGTAAATCAACTTTCTTGAAGACTCTCAACAGAATGAACGATCTGGTGGCATCAGTGAAAATTACTGGTGATGTCTATTTCGACGGTTTGAATGTTTACAAGGAATATGATATAGTTGAGTTAAGAAAAAATATTGGAATGGTATTTCAAAAGCCTAATCCGTTTCCAATGTCTATTTATGACAATGTTGCTTATGGGCCACGTATTCATGGGATAAAGTCCAAATCCAAGCTTGACGAGATAGTTGAAAAAAGTCTCAGAGACAGTGCCCTTTGGGACGAGATTAAGGATAGATTGAAGCAGAATGCACTTGGTTTATCAGGTGGTCAACAGCAGCGTCTTTGTATAGCAAGGGTTTTAGCTGTAGAACCTGAGGTTGTATTGATGGATGAACCTACATCAGCCCTTGACCCGATTTCAACTCTTAAAATTGAGGATTTGATACAAGAATTGAAGCAAAATTATACTATTGTAATAGTTACACATAATATGCAACAGGCAGCCAGAATATCAGATTTAACCGCATTTTTCCTCCATGGAGAAGTGGTTGAATTTGGTAATACTAATGAGTTATTCAGTACTCCAAGAGATAAGAGAACAGAAGATTATATAACAGGAAGATTTGGTTAA
- a CDS encoding response regulator yields the protein MSKQLIFVVEDEMHIQQLIKYNLEANGFKVNVFDNGEDLLEYSSGKVPDLFILDIMLPGIDGLEVCRNLKQNNNTKTIPIIMLTAKSEEFDKVLGLELGADDYITKPFSVRELIARVKALFRRVNTTNEPKIEVLSHGEIKIDCTRREVYKGDKLLEMPLKEFELLKMLVLNKGKVLSREHLLDKIWGFDYYGETRTVDVHIRYLRQKIEDNDDNPTYIETVRGIGYRFTDKNPDPAN from the coding sequence ATGTCCAAGCAGCTAATTTTTGTTGTAGAAGATGAAATGCATATTCAGCAGTTGATAAAATATAACCTTGAGGCCAATGGCTTTAAGGTTAATGTTTTTGATAATGGTGAGGATTTATTGGAATATAGTTCAGGAAAAGTACCGGATTTGTTTATTCTGGATATAATGCTTCCCGGTATAGACGGTTTAGAGGTGTGCAGAAACCTGAAACAAAACAATAACACTAAAACTATTCCAATAATTATGTTAACAGCAAAAAGTGAAGAATTTGACAAGGTATTGGGACTTGAACTTGGGGCTGATGATTATATTACCAAGCCTTTTAGTGTAAGAGAGCTTATAGCCAGGGTTAAAGCCTTGTTCCGAAGAGTGAACACAACTAATGAACCAAAGATTGAAGTCCTGTCCCACGGTGAGATCAAAATTGACTGTACCAGAAGAGAAGTATATAAGGGTGATAAGTTACTGGAAATGCCACTGAAAGAATTTGAACTTCTCAAAATGCTGGTTTTAAATAAAGGTAAGGTTTTATCCAGAGAACATCTTCTAGATAAAATATGGGGATTTGACTATTATGGTGAAACTAGAACTGTTGATGTTCATATAAGGTATCTGAGGCAAAAAATTGAGGATAATGATGATAATCCGACTTATATTGAAACGGTCCGTGGTATAGGCTATCGTTTTACTGATAAGAACCCTGATCCAGCCAATTAG
- the phoU gene encoding phosphate signaling complex protein PhoU has translation MVRNSFDKELEHLHGLMLKMSSIVEESIENSVLAFKKQDVSLAKQVFENDDAIDDMESRIEKICINLIARQQPLAKDLRAISTALKIITDLERIGDQAADIAELTIRIGDSKQVKPLIDIPHMADMAKKMVTKSIDSYVKQDINLAKEVCDSDDAIDNLFSKIVLELINIMKNNPSTVEQATDYMFVVKYLERIGDHATNIAEWVVFNVTGSHDHLARKNE, from the coding sequence ATGGTAAGAAATTCATTTGATAAAGAGCTTGAACACTTACACGGACTTATGTTAAAAATGTCGTCAATAGTTGAGGAATCTATAGAGAATTCAGTACTCGCCTTTAAAAAACAGGATGTAAGTCTTGCCAAACAGGTATTTGAAAACGATGATGCCATTGATGACATGGAAAGTAGAATAGAAAAAATATGCATAAACCTGATAGCAAGACAGCAGCCGCTCGCAAAGGATCTTCGTGCAATAAGCACAGCACTTAAAATAATAACTGATTTGGAACGTATTGGGGACCAAGCGGCAGATATAGCCGAATTGACAATAAGAATTGGTGATTCAAAGCAAGTTAAGCCTTTGATTGATATCCCCCATATGGCGGATATGGCCAAAAAAATGGTTACAAAGTCAATTGATTCCTATGTTAAGCAGGATATTAATCTTGCCAAAGAGGTTTGTGACAGTGATGATGCGATAGATAACCTTTTTTCAAAAATTGTTCTAGAATTGATAAATATAATGAAGAATAACCCTTCAACTGTTGAGCAGGCAACTGACTATATGTTCGTTGTAAAATATCTTGAAAGAATCGGAGATCATGCTACCAACATAGCAGAGTGGGTTGTTTTCAATGTAACGGGTTCTCATGATCATCTAGCCCGTAAAAATGAGTAA
- the tnpA gene encoding IS200/IS605 family transposase: MANKENSLAHTKWMCKYHIVFTPKYRRKVIYNQYKQSIREILIRLCKYKGVEILEGHLMPDHIHMLVSIPPKISVSTFMGYLKGKSALMIFDKHANLKYKFGNRHFWAEGFYVSTVGLNEATIRKYIQEQEKHDIMVDKLSVKEYEDPFKG; this comes from the coding sequence ATGGCAAATAAAGAAAATAGTTTAGCACATACCAAATGGATGTGTAAGTATCACATAGTATTCACTCCAAAGTATAGACGAAAAGTAATATACAATCAATACAAACAAAGCATACGAGAAATATTGATACGATTATGCAAGTATAAGGGAGTAGAAATACTTGAAGGGCATCTAATGCCAGATCATATACACATGTTAGTAAGTATACCACCAAAGATATCAGTTTCAACATTTATGGGTTATCTTAAGGGAAAAAGTGCATTGATGATATTCGATAAGCATGCAAACCTAAAGTATAAGTTCGGAAATAGACATTTTTGGGCAGAGGGCTTCTATGTGAGTACTGTAGGGCTTAATGAAGCAACTATTAGAAAGTATATCCAAGAGCAGGAAAAGCACGATATTATGGTAGATAAACTAAGCGTGAAAGAGTATGAAGACCCCTTCAAGGGGTAG